The Duganella sp. BuS-21 sequence CAAGGCCTGGCGGATCTGCATATCCTTGCCGACGATGATATCGCCCACCTGCCGAGCCACCGCATGCAATTTTGTCGTCATGATATGTATGGTAGATTAGCGTCTGAGGGGATTCTATGCGAGAAACAGCTCGCAGCAGTAAACATAACATGACCACAGCCATCTACAGCCATCCCGACTGCCAGCGCCACGACATGGGCGACTGGCACCCTGAATCGCCGGCGCGCCTGCAGGCCATCGCCGACCAGCTGATCGGATCGCACATCAGCGACCTGCTGGAGCACCGCGAAGCGCCGCTGGTGGCGCTGTCCGACCTCGAACGCAACCACAGCAAAAACGCCATCGCCATCGTGCGCGACAACGTGCCGGCCGAGGGCGACAGCTACCCGATCGACGGCGATACCTCGCTCAACGCCTGGAGCTGGCGCGCGGCGCAGCGCGCGGCCGGCGCGGCGGTGGCTGCCACCAACGCCGTGATCGACGGCGAAATCGACAACGCATTTTGCGCGGTGCGCCCGCCGGGCCACCACGCACGGCCGATCGAACCGATGGGCTTCTGCCTGTTCAACAACGTGGCGGTGGCGGCCAAGCACGCGCTGGACGTGCGCGGCTTGTCGCGGGTGGCGATCGTCGACTTCGACGTCCACCACGGCAACGGCACCGAGGAAGCGTTTATCAACGAACCGCGCGCGTTGATGGTGAGCTTCTTCCAGCACCCGCTGTACCCGTACACCGAGCCGCCGCCGATCACCGCCAACCAGGTCAACGTGCCGGTGCCGGCGCACAGCAAGGGCGACGTGGTGCGCAAGATCGTGCTGGAACAGTGGCTGCCGGCGCTGCACGCGTTCAAGCCGCAGATGATCTTCATCTCGGCCGGCTTCGACGCGCATCGTGAAGACGACATCGGCGGCATGGGGCTGGTGGAGGCGGATTATGCGTGGATGACGGAACAGATGATGGCGGTCGCGCGCGAACATGCGCAAGGGCGCATCGTCAGCTGCCTGGAGGGCGGCTACAACCTGTCGGCGCTGGGCCGCAGCGTGGTGGCGCATTTGAAGGCGCTGGCGGAAATATAAAGCGCGGTACAGCGGACCAGGCTTGCGCGACGCCTGCCTTGCAGTCCCAAAAAAAGCCCCCAAACGTAAGGGTCGGACCCCGTACGGGGTCCGATCCTGTGCCGCAGCGGTGTGCGGGTTTCGGCGGTGCCGCTTTTTTTTAAAGCGGCAGGCCACGTCACCCCCCCCCACCCCCGAGTTACCCCTGCACCGCCTGGCCGTTCTTGGCCGACCAGCGGTACAGACCCCAGACAATCGCCGTGCCGACGATCAGCGCCACGGTCATGCCCTGGCCTTCACCCATGCCGGTGGCGATCGCCAGCGGCTCGCCTTTGCCCGACAACACAATCAAACCCGCCAGCGCCACGTTGAACAAGCTCTCGCCGACGATGAAGCCCGACATCACCAGCACGCTGATGCGCTTGGCCGATTCGCCGCCGACCTTTTTCTCGACCGCGCGGTCGAACAGGTAGCCGGCCACCGCGCCGATCACCACCGGCGTGATCACCGCGCTAGGCAGGTAGATCGCCAGGCCCACGCCCAGCGGCGGCAGGCTGTATTTGCCATCGCTCGATTGCTTGAGCGCGAAATTGATCACCACCAGCGCCAGGCCGATCAGCACGCCGTAACCCAGCAGATCCCACGGCAAATCGCCGCCGATGGCGCCTTTGGCCAGCGTGGAGATCAGCAGCGCCTGCGGCGCCGCCAGCGGCTGGTCGGAGATCGATTCCAGGTTCGGTGCACCGACAAAACCGTTGGCGCGGTTCAGCAGTTCCAGCACCGGCGGCACCACGCACGAACCGGCGGCGACGCCGATCAGCAGGCCGACCTGCTGCTTCCACGGGGTGGCGTTGACCAGCTGACCGGTCTTCAGATCCTGCAGGTTGTCGTTGCCGATCACGGCCACCGCCAGCACCACGGTGGTGACGAACAGCGCGTAGGCGATCAGCGCCTGCGCCACCTCCGGACCCATGACGCTGCGGCCCACCACGCCCACGCTCAGCGCCGCGCCCAGCACCGTCAGAATGGCAATGCCGGACACCGGCGAGTTGGAGGAGCCGATCAGGCCCGCCATGTAGCCGCAGACGGCGGCGGCGAAAATGCCGGCCACCAGCACGTAGCCGACGCCGACCGCCACCAGCGGCACCGCCAGCGACGCCAGCGGGCCGCCTTGCAGGAAGCTGGCCAGCAGCCAGCCGGCCGGCACCATCGACAGCAGGGTGACCAGGCCGACGATGTAGATCGGGATATCGAGTTCGGTGCGGTCCAGCGAGGCGCCTTCCAGCTTGGCCTTGCGCGCCGCTTCCATGGCCGACTTCAGGCCGCCCAGGATAGGTTTGGCCAGGCCGGCCAGGGTGACGATGGCGGCGATGCCGATCACGCCGGCGCCTATCATCCGCACCTGCTTGGACCAGATGCCCAGCGCATGGCCGGCCACTTCGGCGCCGGCCGCCATTGGCGTCAGGTTGCTCATCAGCGGCACCAGGATGCCCCAGGCGATGATCAGGCCCGCCAGCATGGCGATACCGACCGTGATGCCCATCAGGTGGCCGGCGCCGATCAGCGCCAGCGAGCTCGATGCGCCGATGCCGGTGGCGCCGGCGCCGGTGCGGAAGAACACCGCCACTTCGGCGGCCATCAGCTTGGCGGCGCCGGCGGCGGCAAACAGCGCCGACGTCAGCGAACCCCAGATCACCGCGCGCAGGCCGGCCTTGCCTTCCGCCGCGCCTTCGCGCGAGGCCATGCCCACCTTCAGCACTTCGGCGGCGGCCACGCCTTCCGGATACGGCAGCGACGACTGCGACACCAGCGCGCGGCGCAGCGGCACCGTGTACATCACACCCAATACGCCGCCGATGGCGCAGGCGCCGAAGGTCGGCCAGAACGGCACGTTGGCCCACCAGCCGATCATCAACAGGCCAGGCAGCACAAAGATCACCGAGGCCAGCGTGCCGGCCGCCGACGCGATGGTCTGGACGATGTTGTTTTCCTGGATGGTGGCGTTCTTGAAGGCGCTCAGCAGCGCCATCGAGATCACGGCGGCCGGGATCGAGGTGGCGAAGGTCAGGCCGACCTTCAGGCCCAGATAGACCTGGGCGGCGGTGAATACCAGCGTAATCAGAATGCCCAGAATAATCCCGCGAACGGTGATTTCCCGCGGGTTGGACGGTGCAGCTATGCTCATCTTCAGCACTCCGGAGTTGTTATTGGTTGTTGTTTGATTAATTAAAAGGATGTCGCGCCCAATGATAAACGAATCCCGCAGCCGTTAGCAGGTAAAATAGCAGGTTGTCAGAACGATTTTGAAGGTCAGAGCATGTCGATACAATGGTACCCGGGGCATATGAACGCCGCCAAGAAGAAGGCGGCGGAACAGATGGAGAACATCGATCTGGTGATCGAGGTGGTCGACGCGCGCCTGCCCGAGGCCAGCACCAACCCGATGGTCGACGAGCTGCGCAAGTTCCGCCAGCGTCCATGCCTGAAGATCCTCAACAAGATCGACCTGGCCGATCCCGCCGCCACCGCCGCCTGGAGCGCTTATTACAACGCGCAGGAAGGCGTGACCGCCTACGCCATGACCACCAAGAAGCCGGCCGACGTGGCGCGCATTCCGGACCTGGCCAAGCAGCTGGCGCCGCATCGCGGCGTGCCGACCAAGCCGCTGCGCATCATGATCATGGGGATCCCCAACGTCGGCAAGTCGACCTTGATGAACGCGCTCCTGAAAAAGCGCGTGGCCAAGGTGGGCGACGAGCCGGCCGTGACCAAGCAGCAGCAAAAGCTTTACCTGGACAAGAACACGATACTGGTCGATACGCCGGGGATGTTGTGGCCGAAGATCGCGCTGCCGAGCGATGGCCTGATGCTGGCGGCCAGTCACGCGATCGGTGCTAACGCGCTGATCGAAGAGGAGGTGGCGGAGTTCCTGGCCGGCGAGCTGCTGGTGCACTACCCGCAATTGCTGGTGGCGCGCTACGGCTTTAAGGATATTGAAACGTTTGACGCCATCGCCGTGGTGGAAGGCGTAGGCGCCAAGCGCGGTTTCCGCCAGAAGGGCGGCGATCTCGATTACGAAAAAGCGGCGCACACCTTCCTGGGTGATTATCGCAGCGGCATCCTGGGTCGCATCTCGCTGGAGACGCCGGAGACGCGCAAAGTGCGCCTGGCGCAGCATGCAGAGGAGATGGCGACCAAGGCCGCCGAAAAAGCCGCCATCGCCGCCGAGAAGGCGAAAGCCGCCGCCAACGGCAAGCGCGGCACTTAGTACGCCATTAGCACCCGACCCGCAAATCCAAGCAAGGGTCAGACATGGTCCGGGCAGGGGCTGCGCCCCGCAGCTCCTGCGGAGCTGCCCCCGCCTCGCCTCGGGGTACAACGCTAAGCTTTAAGCCGCAGCCTGTCCGAAGCGGTAACTACTGACGGCGATTCCACCCATGAAGGCGTCTTCGTGGTAGGGCATGGTGGCGGGGTCGGTTTCGGCCGCGCCCAGCACCACCATCAGCGGCAGCAGGTGTTCTTCGCGTGGATGCGCGATGCGCGCCGCCGGTGCGCTTTCCCACGCCATCAAGCGCGCGCTGCGTTCCTGCGGCGGCAGCGCCATGGTATCGCCCAACCACTTGTCGAACGCGTGCGAAGCGGCCGCGCCGCTGGTGTTGAACGCGCGCAGATTGTGGTAACTGAGCCCGCTGCCGATAATCAGCACGCCCTGCTCGCGCAAGGGCGCCAGCAGGCGTCCCACTTCCAGGTGCGTCTGCGGATCCAGTCCCTGCTTGAGCGACAGCTGCACGATCGGCACGTCCGCCTGCGGATACACCGGATACATGGCGCTGAAGGTGCCGTGGTCGAAGCCGCGCTGCGGATCGAGCAGCGCCTTGTGGCCGCCGGCCTCCAGCAAACCCTGCACCTGCGCCGCCAGCTCCGGCGAACCCGGCGCACGGTACTGCACCTCGTAGGTGTGCGCCGGGAAGCCGCCGTAGTCGTAGATCATCGGCGGCCTGGCCGACGACGACAGCATGAACTCACGGCCTTCCCAATGCGCCGTCACCACCAGCACTGCCTTCGGCGTGACGCCGAGCTGGCGCGGAATGTCGCGCAGCGAGGCGTCCAGTTCAGCATACAGATGGCCGACCTGGTCCATCATGAATGGCCAGGGTCCGCCGCCGTGCGACAGAAAATAAGTTGGGAGTGTCATGGCGATTTCCTTTTCAATATCCCCACTATAAGCACCCAACTCCATGCAATCAATACGGTAAATGGTGATGGATCGTATCTAAAAGCTGAATGATATTCCCCGGCGTATAATGCCGGTGCCCCGAATTTTGAAAGCCAAGCACCATGATTTCATCCGCGCTGCGCCGCTGCCGCCTTGCGCTGGCCGTACTGGGCGTCGCGCTGTGCGCTGGCGCCGGCGCCGCCATCACCGTGCAGGACGACGCCGGCAACACCGTCACGCTGGCGAAACCCGCGCAGCGCGTGATTTCGACCGCGCCGCACATCACCGAACTGCTGTTTGCCGCCGGCGGCGGCGAGCGCGTGGTCGGCGTCATGAGCTATAGCGATTACCCGGAAGCGGCCAAGCGCCTGCCGGTGATCGGCAGCGACGCCACCATCGACATGGAACGCCTGCTGGCGTTGCGCCCGGACCTGCTGGTGGTCTGGCAGACCGGGAACACCGAGCGCCAGCTGGCGCAGCTGAAAAGCCTGGGCATCCCGGTGTTCTATAGCGAACCGAAACGACTCGACGAAGTGGCCACCAGTCTGACCCGCCTCGGCCGGCTGCTGGGCCAGGACGCCACCGCGCAAGCCGCCGCGCGCGACTATCGCCAGAAGATCGCCAAGCTCGCCGCCGGCTACGCCCAGCGTGCGCCGGTCAGGGTGTTCTACCAGATATGGGAGAAGCCGCTGTTCACGCTGAACGGCGAGCATATCGTCAGCGACGCCTTGCGCGTCTGCGGCGGCCGCAATGTGTTCGGCGCGCTGAAGGTGACCGCGCCCTCGGTCAGCACCGAGGCCGTGCTGCAGGAAAATCCGGAAGCGATCGTCGGCGGCGAACGCCACGACGGCCAATCCGGCATCCACATCTGGAAGCCCTACAAGGGCCTGCTGGCGGTCCAGCGCAACAACCTGTTCATGCTCGACAGCGAACTGCTGGTGCGCGCCAGCCCGCGCATCGCCGACGGCGTCGCCGTGTTGTGCGAAAAACTGGAGACGGCGCGCCGGCATCGCCCTTAAAGCTGGCTTAATCGACCGTTCAATACTTGGGTCGGCGCGCGTAAAAAGTGGTACTCTCGCGGCGTTTGCCACTTATCTATTCGAAGGAATGCCATGCGTTTGCTGAGTCTCTTGCGCCCACTGTTAGCCACCGTCGCCTTTGTGGCCGCCGCCGGCGCTTGCGCCGCCGACTTCAAGGATGGCCTGGACTACAACACCGTCAACACGCCGCGGCCGGACACCGGCAAGAAGGTCGAGGTGCTGGAGTTCTTCATGTACCACTGCCCGCACTGCAATGTGCTCGATCCGGTGCTGGCCGACTGGGTAAAAAAGAACAACGACAAGATCGTGTTCCGCCGCATGCACATGGGCGACGACGCCCAGGCCAAGGCCTTCTATACGCTGGAAGCGATGAACGCGCTGGGCAACGGCGTGCACGAGAAAATCTTCCGCGCCATCCACGTCGACCGCAACCGTCTCAACACCGACGCGGCCCTGCAGGACTTCGTGGTCAAGAACGGCGTGGACAAGGCCAAGTACGTCGAGGCCTTCAATTCCTTCGGCGTGCAGACCAAGTTGAAACGCGCGCAGCAGGTGGCAACTCAGTATAAACTCGATAGCGTACCGGCACTGGTGATCGATGGTCATTACACGACCTCGCCGGCGGTGGCCGGCCACGGCCTGACGTCGGCCGATGCAGCACACAAAGCGATGTTCGCGGTTGTCGATAGCCTGGTAGCGAAGTCGCTGCAGGAACGCGCCGCCAAGAAGTAACCAAGGAAGGACGGGTAAGGTAATGAAATTCCCAAAGAACGAGCGGGAAGAAGCGGAAGCCCAGGTCATGAAGATTTACAAAGAGTCTTCGCCGGCGCTGGAGAACCTGTTTGAATGGGCCTATATCAACCATGTGGCATGGAGCCTGGTGATCGTGTTCCTCGGCCTGATCCTGTGGCTGAGCGTGGCCCTGGTCAACGCCGAGAACCAGCGCAATGCGCTGGCCACCAAGCAGTGCCGCGATCCGATCTTTAAGACCGAGATCGACAAAAAGTGCCTGCGCACGGTGCAGTCGCGCGACCACTGGTGGCAGCACCTGAGCTACGCGCTGGGCAACCTCAGCCCGGCGAAGTAAGATGAAACAGGTGATGCTGGTGACCGGCAGCAGCCGTGGCATCGGCGCCGCGACCGCGCTGTTGGCCAGCCGTCGCGGCTACGCGGTCTGCATCAACTACCACAGCAACGCCGACGCCGCGTCGCGCCTGCGCGCGCAGATCGTGGCCGAAGGCGGCGAGGCCATCGCCGTGCAGGCCGATGTCGGGGTGGAAGCCGACGTGCTGCGCCTGTTCGCCGCCATCGACGAGGAACTGGGGCCGCTGACGGCGCTGGTCAACAACGTCGGCGTGCTGGAACAGCAGGGCCAGTTGGCCGACATGTCGGCCGAGCGCCTGCAGCGCGTCTTCAACACCAATATTCTCAGCTATTTCCTGTGCAGCCGCGAGGCGGTGCGGCGCATGTCCACCGCGCGCGGCGGGCAGGGCGGCGGCATCGTCAACGTCTCGTCGGGCGCCTCGCGCCATGGCGGCGGCAATGTGTATGTGGACTATGCGGCCTCCAAGGGCGCGGTCGATGTATTGACGCTGGGCCTGTCGAAGGAGGTCGGCCCGCAAGGCATCCGCGTGAACTGTGTGCGGCCGGGGATCATCTACACCGACATCCACGCCAGCGGCGGCGATGCCGGCCGCGTCGACAAGCTGTCCTCCAGCGTGCCGCTGGGGCGCGGCGGCCAGCCCGAGGAAATCGCCGAAACCATCTTGTGGCTGCTCGGCCCTCAATCCTCCTACGTCAGCGGCGCCATCGTCGATGCCGGCGGCGCGCGCTAAGCGCCGGTCAGCTTGGCTAGCCGTGGATCACCACCGTGCAGGTGGTGCCCGCCACCAGTTCCAGGTTCTTCGGCTTGTCATCGATGTGGATGCGCACCGGCACGCGCTGCGCCAGCCGCACCCAG is a genomic window containing:
- a CDS encoding histone deacetylase family protein, whose product is MTTAIYSHPDCQRHDMGDWHPESPARLQAIADQLIGSHISDLLEHREAPLVALSDLERNHSKNAIAIVRDNVPAEGDSYPIDGDTSLNAWSWRAAQRAAGAAVAATNAVIDGEIDNAFCAVRPPGHHARPIEPMGFCLFNNVAVAAKHALDVRGLSRVAIVDFDVHHGNGTEEAFINEPRALMVSFFQHPLYPYTEPPPITANQVNVPVPAHSKGDVVRKIVLEQWLPALHAFKPQMIFISAGFDAHREDDIGGMGLVEADYAWMTEQMMAVAREHAQGRIVSCLEGGYNLSALGRSVVAHLKALAEI
- the ylqF gene encoding ribosome biogenesis GTPase YlqF, whose translation is MNAAKKKAAEQMENIDLVIEVVDARLPEASTNPMVDELRKFRQRPCLKILNKIDLADPAATAAWSAYYNAQEGVTAYAMTTKKPADVARIPDLAKQLAPHRGVPTKPLRIMIMGIPNVGKSTLMNALLKKRVAKVGDEPAVTKQQQKLYLDKNTILVDTPGMLWPKIALPSDGLMLAASHAIGANALIEEEVAEFLAGELLVHYPQLLVARYGFKDIETFDAIAVVEGVGAKRGFRQKGGDLDYEKAAHTFLGDYRSGILGRISLETPETRKVRLAQHAEEMATKAAEKAAIAAEKAKAAANGKRGT
- a CDS encoding dioxygenase is translated as MTLPTYFLSHGGGPWPFMMDQVGHLYAELDASLRDIPRQLGVTPKAVLVVTAHWEGREFMLSSSARPPMIYDYGGFPAHTYEVQYRAPGSPELAAQVQGLLEAGGHKALLDPQRGFDHGTFSAMYPVYPQADVPIVQLSLKQGLDPQTHLEVGRLLAPLREQGVLIIGSGLSYHNLRAFNTSGAAASHAFDKWLGDTMALPPQERSARLMAWESAPAARIAHPREEHLLPLMVVLGAAETDPATMPYHEDAFMGGIAVSSYRFGQAAA
- a CDS encoding SDR family oxidoreductase, with the translated sequence MKQVMLVTGSSRGIGAATALLASRRGYAVCINYHSNADAASRLRAQIVAEGGEAIAVQADVGVEADVLRLFAAIDEELGPLTALVNNVGVLEQQGQLADMSAERLQRVFNTNILSYFLCSREAVRRMSTARGGQGGGIVNVSSGASRHGGGNVYVDYAASKGAVDVLTLGLSKEVGPQGIRVNCVRPGIIYTDIHASGGDAGRVDKLSSSVPLGRGGQPEEIAETILWLLGPQSSYVSGAIVDAGGAR
- a CDS encoding thiol:disulfide interchange protein DsbA/DsbL; the protein is MRPLLATVAFVAAAGACAADFKDGLDYNTVNTPRPDTGKKVEVLEFFMYHCPHCNVLDPVLADWVKKNNDKIVFRRMHMGDDAQAKAFYTLEAMNALGNGVHEKIFRAIHVDRNRLNTDAALQDFVVKNGVDKAKYVEAFNSFGVQTKLKRAQQVATQYKLDSVPALVIDGHYTTSPAVAGHGLTSADAAHKAMFAVVDSLVAKSLQERAAKK
- a CDS encoding oligopeptide transporter, OPT family, with product MSIAAPSNPREITVRGIILGILITLVFTAAQVYLGLKVGLTFATSIPAAVISMALLSAFKNATIQENNIVQTIASAAGTLASVIFVLPGLLMIGWWANVPFWPTFGACAIGGVLGVMYTVPLRRALVSQSSLPYPEGVAAAEVLKVGMASREGAAEGKAGLRAVIWGSLTSALFAAAGAAKLMAAEVAVFFRTGAGATGIGASSSLALIGAGHLMGITVGIAMLAGLIIAWGILVPLMSNLTPMAAGAEVAGHALGIWSKQVRMIGAGVIGIAAIVTLAGLAKPILGGLKSAMEAARKAKLEGASLDRTELDIPIYIVGLVTLLSMVPAGWLLASFLQGGPLASLAVPLVAVGVGYVLVAGIFAAAVCGYMAGLIGSSNSPVSGIAILTVLGAALSVGVVGRSVMGPEVAQALIAYALFVTTVVLAVAVIGNDNLQDLKTGQLVNATPWKQQVGLLIGVAAGSCVVPPVLELLNRANGFVGAPNLESISDQPLAAPQALLISTLAKGAIGGDLPWDLLGYGVLIGLALVVINFALKQSSDGKYSLPPLGVGLAIYLPSAVITPVVIGAVAGYLFDRAVEKKVGGESAKRISVLVMSGFIVGESLFNVALAGLIVLSGKGEPLAIATGMGEGQGMTVALIVGTAIVWGLYRWSAKNGQAVQG
- a CDS encoding cobalamin-binding protein; this encodes MISSALRRCRLALAVLGVALCAGAGAAITVQDDAGNTVTLAKPAQRVISTAPHITELLFAAGGGERVVGVMSYSDYPEAAKRLPVIGSDATIDMERLLALRPDLLVVWQTGNTERQLAQLKSLGIPVFYSEPKRLDEVATSLTRLGRLLGQDATAQAAARDYRQKIAKLAAGYAQRAPVRVFYQIWEKPLFTLNGEHIVSDALRVCGGRNVFGALKVTAPSVSTEAVLQENPEAIVGGERHDGQSGIHIWKPYKGLLAVQRNNLFMLDSELLVRASPRIADGVAVLCEKLETARRHRP